Proteins from a genomic interval of Lolium perenne isolate Kyuss_39 chromosome 1, Kyuss_2.0, whole genome shotgun sequence:
- the LOC127317834 gene encoding uncharacterized protein: protein MEALAGGQPMSARARRIARSREEMLGLLADFSCDGDDSDRELSFSDLVDALGRPPNAGHVPKALPAAVAAEEDAVTSKQQQQAAAAAGKQRRLRRRRSDNRGSCGGSCDGVLLNFYVPGLLTRSMTAPRHGRGTLPASAAGGPPAKAAAGKSRIQASLAIGCWPTLWGRSRDHGNKPV from the exons ATGGAGGCACTCGCAGGTGGCCAGCCGATGTCGGCGCGGGCGCGGCGGATCGCCAGGAGCCGGGAGGAGATGCTGGGCCTCCTAGCCGACTTCTCCTGCGACGGCGACGACTCCGACCGCGAGCTCTCCTTCTCCGACCTCGTCGACGCCCTCGGCAGGCCGCCCAACGCCGGCCACGTCCCGAAGGCGCTTCCAGCGGCGGTGGCCGCAGAGGAGGACGCCGTGACGtcgaagcagcagcagcaggcggcagcggcggcagggAAGCAAAGGAGGCTGCGGAGGCGGCGGAGCGACAACCGGGGGAGCTGCGGGGGCAGCTGCGACGGCGTGCTGCTCAACTTCTACGTGCCGGGGCTGCTCACCAGGAGCATGACGGCGCCGCGCCACGGCCGGGGGACGCTGCCGGCTTCCGCTGCAGGGGGGCCGCCGGCCAAGGCTGCTGCCGGAAAATCCAG GATACAAGCTTCTCTGGCCATCGGTTGCTGGCCGACGCTGTGGGGCAGAAGCCGCGACCACGGCAACAAGCCAGTATGA
- the LOC127317840 gene encoding putative disease resistance protein RGA3: MPIGEAVLSAFMQALFEKVISTAFGELKLPQDVAEELEKLSSTLSTIQAHVEDAEERQFKDKAARSWLAKLKDVAYEMDDLLDDYAAEALRSKLEGPSNYNHLSKVRSCFCCFWLNTCLFNHKILQEIRKVEEKLDRLVKERQIIGPNMVSTMDRKEIKERPETSSIIDDSSVFGREEDKEIIVKMLLDQKNSNSNHANLSILPIVGMGGLGKTTLAQLVYNDTRIKNHFQLRVWLCVSENFDLTKLTKETIESVANEFESVVSWVSSVTTNMNLLQEDLSKKLEGKRFLLVLDDVWNEDPEKWDTYRRALVTGGKGSRIVVTTRNKNVGNLMGGVTPYYLNQLSDNDCWYLFRTYAFVDGNSIAHPNLEIIGKEIVKKLKGLPLAAKAIGSLLSSQGTEEDWKNVLRSEIWELPSDKNNILPALRLSYNHLPAVLKRCFAFCSVFQKDYVFEKNRLVQIWLALGFIQPQRRRRMEEIGSSYFDELLNRSFFQHHKGGYVMHDAIHDLAQSVSIHECLRLDELPNSSSSGRSARHLSFSCDNRSQTSFQAFLGFKRARTLLLLSGYKSKTSSIPSDLFLKLRYLHVLDLNRQDITELPDSIGSLKMLRYLNLSGTSIAVLPSSIGRLFSLQILKLTNCHELDYLPQSITNLVNLRCLEARTELVTGIARIGNLTCLQQLDEFVVRTDKGYKISELKEMMEIRGHISIKNIESVASTEEASQAFLSEKAFINILDLIWSDNRNLAPEGPNEDREILEVLRPHHELKELTVKAFAGSSFPNWLSSLSHLQTIHLSDCTKCSILPALGELPQLKYLDIGGFPAIIQIHEDFSGSNEVKGFPALKELLFEDLTNLKRWASVTDGEFLPSLTELAVMDCPQVTEFPPLPSTLVKLKLSETGFAVLPEFHIQNSQISSSLECLQIHHCPNFTSLQKGLLSQQLLALQQLTITHCSDLADLPLEGFRSLTALKSLHIYDCPRLAPSGQCSLLPSKLEDLRISSCSDLINPLLRELNELSSLTHLAAADCPSLNSFPVKLPVTLEKLEILNCSNLSYLPAGIEDAPCLTAISILKCPLIPCLPGRLTKSLKELYIKECPFLTESCQESNGRDWRKIAHVPIIEIDDDTNIPNKSIRRRLS; the protein is encoded by the coding sequence ATGCCGATCGGAGAAGCTGTTCTGTCTGCCTTCATGCAGGCACTCTTCGAAAAGGTGATTTCTACCGCTTTTGGTGAGCTGAAATTGCCCCAAGATGTAGCAGAGGAGCTGGAGAAACTATCCAGCACTCTGTCGACCATTCAAGCTCATGTTGAAGATGCCGAGGAGCGGCAATTCAAGGATAAGGCAGCACGAAGCTGGCTTGCCAAGCTCAAGGATGTCGCATATGAGATGGATGACTTGCTCGATGATTATGCAGCTGAGGCCCTTCGATCCAAACTGGAAGGCCCATCCAACTACAACCATTTGAGCAAGGTTAGGAGCTgtttctgctgcttttggttgAACACTTGTTTATTTAACCACAAGATATTGCAAGAAATAAGGAAAGTTGAGGAGAAGCTCGATAGGCTTGTCAAAGAAAGACAGATTATTGGCCCAAACATGGTCAGTACGATGGATAGGAAAGAGATAAAAGAGAGGCCCGAGACCAGTTCAATAATTGATGACTCAAGTGTGTTCGGAAGAGAAGAAGATAAAGAGATCATTGTCAAGATGTTGCTCGATCAAAAAAACTCCAACTCCAACCATGCCAACCTTTCTATTCTTCCCATAGTGGGTATGGGTGGACTTGGGAAGACGACTCTAGCACAGCTCGTCTACAATGATACAAGAATAAAGAATCATTTCCAGTTAAGGGTTTGGCTGTgtgtttctgaaaattttgatctAACGAAGCTTACCAAGGAAACCATTGAATCAGTTGCTAATGAGTTTGAATCAGTCGTCAGTTGGGTCTCATCGGTCACGACCAACATGAACTTGCTTCAAGAAGACCTCTCAAAAAAGCTAGAAGGTAAAAGGTTTCTTCTAGTACTTGATGATGTGTGGAATGAGGACCCGGAAAAGTGGGATACATATCGTCGTGCTCTAGTTACTGGGGGGAAGGGAAGCAGAATCGTAGTAACCACAAGGAACAAAAATGTGGGGAATCTAATGGGTGGCGTGACTCCATACTATCTAAATCAGTTATCCGACAATGATTGCTGGTATTTGTTCAGGACCTATGCATTTGTAGATGGTAACTCCATTGCACACCCAAATTTGGAAATAATAGGCAAGGAAATTGTGAAGAAACTGAAAGGCCTACCACTGGCTGCAAAAGCAATAGGCAGCTTACTATCTTCCCAGGGTACTGAGGAAGACTGGAAAAATGTATTAAGGAGTGAAATATGGGAATTGCCATCAGATAAGAACAATATATTACCAGCTCTGAGGTTGAGTTACAATCATTTGCCTGCCGTACTGAAGAGATGTTTTGCATTTTGCTCAGTCTTCCAAAAAGATTATGTGTTTGAGAAGAACAGGTTGGTCCAGATTTGGTTGGCCCTTGGCTTTATTCAGCCTCAGCGGAGGAGAAGAATGGAGGAGATCGGAAGTAGCTATTTTGATGAGTTACTAAACAGGTCCTTCTTCCAGCATCACAAAGGTGGATATGTGATGCATGATGCTATACATGATCTAGCACAGTCGGTCTCTATTCATGAATGTCTCAGACTGGATGAACTTCCAAACAGTAGCAGCTCTGGTAGAAGTGCCAGGCACCTCTCATTCTCTTGTGACAATAGAAGCCAGACTTCATTTCAAGCCTTTCTTGGATTTAAGAGAGCACGGACACTTTTACTGCTAAGTGGATATAAATCAAAGACGAGTTCTATCCCCAGTGATCTGTTCCTGAAGTTAAGGTACCTCCATGTGCTCGATTTGAACCGACAGGACATCACTGAGTTGCCCGATTCAATTGGAAGCTTAAAAATGCTCCGATATTTGAATCTCTCGGGCACTAGTATAGCAGTGTTGCCGTCGTCAATTGGTAGGCTCTTCAGCTTGCAAATACTTAAGTTGACAAACTGCCATGAGTTAGATTACCTCCCACAAAGCATAACCAATCTTGTAAATCTTCGATGCCTAGAAGCAAGAACAGAGTTGGTCACAGGCATAGCCAGAATAGGTAACTTAACTTGTCTTCAACAGTTGGATGAATTTGTGGTCCGCACAGACAAAGGATACAAGATCAGTGAATTGAAGGAAATGATGGAGATCAGAGGGCATATTTCTATCAAGAATATAGAGAGTGTGGCTAGCACAGAGGAGGCAAGTCAAGCTTTTCTAAGCGAGAAGGCATTCATCAACATTCTAGACCTTATATGGTCCGATAACAGGAACTTAGCACCAGAAGGACCAAATGAGGACAGAGAGATACTTGAAGTCCTTCGGCCACATCACGAACTCAAGGAACTAACTGTCAAGGCATTTGCAGGCTCCTCCTTTCCAAATTGGTTAAGTAGTCTTTCCCACTTGCAAACCATCCACCTGTCTGATTGCACGAAGTGTTCGATTCTACCAGCACTGGGAGAGCTGCCTCAACTCAAGTATTTAGATATTGGTGGTTTTCCAGCCATTATTCAAATCCACGAAGATTTTTCCGGTTCCAATGAGGTTAAGGGGTTTCCAGCACTGAAAGAACTCTTATTTGAAGATTTGACTAATCTCAAAAGGTGGGCTTCTGTAACAGATGGTGAATTTCTTCCGTCCCTCACAGAACTTGCAGTGATGGACTGCCCTCAAGTAACAGAATTTCCACCCCTCCCATCAACACTAGTGAAGCTCAAACTTTCGGAAACAGGGTTCGCTGTTCTTCCAGAATTCCATATTCAAAACTCTCAGATTTCATCATCGTTAGAATGCTTACAGATTCATCATTGCCCAAATTTCACATCCTTACAGAAAGGATTGCTTAGTCAGCAATTATTGGCTCTCCAGCAGTTAACCATCACTCACTGCTCAGACTTAGCTGACCTGCCGCTTGAAGGATTCAGATCCCTAACTGCGCTTAAGAGTCTTCACATCTATGATTGTCCAAGGCTAGCACCATCTGGACAGTGTAGTTTGCTGCCTTCCAAGCTTGAAGACTTGCGCATCAGCTCATGCTCCGATCTTATTAACCCTCTTCTTCGAGAACTTAATGAGCTTTCCTCACTGACACATCTCGCAGCTGCTGATTGTCCTAGCCTTAACTCTTTTCCAGTAAAGCTCCCTGTCACTCTGGAAAAATTGGAGATCCTCAATTGCAGTAACCTGAGCTACTTGCCTGCTGGCATAGAAGATGCACCATGTTTAACAGCTATAAGCATCTTGAAATGTCCTCTCATACCATGCTTGCCGGGACGCCTTACAAAGTCGTTGAAAGAACTCTACATTAAAGAATGCCCGTTTCTAACGGAGAGTTGCCAAGAAAGTAATGGAAGAGATTGGCGTAAAATCGCCCATGTACCAATCATTGAGATCGATGATGATACCAACATACCCAACAAGAGCATACGAAGAAGATTATCCTGA
- the LOC127317849 gene encoding transcription factor TGAL1: MDYASPGGTDTSTDLDVEKMSPAFEHGHVGALTPSESSGKPNGKQGQKTLRRLAQNREAARRSRLRKKAYVQQLESSNLKLAQLEQELQRARRQGFLVSTSGDQPHSANGNGALAFGVEYARWLEEHSKQLDELRAAVNAHAGDSDLQAIIDAIMARCHEIFRLKDAATKADAFQVLSGTWTTPVERCFLWLGGFRPSELLKLLASRLEPLTEKQLDSISVLQHSSQQAEDALSREMEALRQSVVETVASSGSSSSLCRTAGPSGDYTGQMAVAKLGALEILLRQADDLRLRILQEVQRILTTRQCARALLAISDYFSRLRALSSLWIARPST, encoded by the exons ATGGATTACGCGAGCCCTGGTGGGACTGATACATCCACAGATCTAGACGTCGAGAAGATGAGCCCGGCG TTCGAACATGGGCATGTTGGTGCGCTCACACCTTCAGAATCCAGTGGCAAGCCAAATGGTAAACAGGGTCAAAAG ACACTTCGTCGTCTTGCCCAAAACCGTGAAGCTGCAAGGAGAAGCCGGCTACGGAAAAAG GCATATGTCCAACAGCTTGAGAGTAGCAACCTGAAACTGGCTCAACTGGAGCAGGAGCTCCAGCGTGCTCGCCGGCAG GGCTTTTTGGTTTCTACTTCGGGAGATCAGCCCCATTCAGCCAATGGAAATG GGGCTTTGGCATTCGGAGTGGAGTACGCACGGTGGCTGGAGGAGCACAGCAAGCAGTTAGATGAGCTCAGAGCCGCCGTCAACGCCCACGCCGGCGACAGCGACCTTCAGGCGATCATTGACGCCATCATGGCACGCTGCCACGAAATCTTCAGGCTGAAGGATGCCGCGACCAAGGCCGACGCCTTCCAGGTCCTGTCGGGAACATGGACGACCCCCGTCGAGAGGTGTTTCCTCTGGCTCGGCGGCTTCCGGCCATCGGAGCTTCTCAAG TTACTCGCGAGTCGGCTGGAACCCCTGACAGAGAAGCAGCTCGATAGTATATCTGTGCTGCAACATTCCTCCCAGCAAGCCGAAGACGCTCTTTCTCGAGAGATGGAAGCGCTGCGGCAGTCGGTCGTGGAAACCGTCGCCTCGTCGGGATCGTCCTCGTCCCTGTGCCGCACAGCAGGCCCCTCTGGCGATTACACGGGCCAAATGGCGGTGGCAAAGCTTGGCGCTCTGGAAATCCTCCTGCGGCAG GCTGATGATCTGCGGCTTCGGATTCTTCAGGAAGTGCAGCGGATACTGACCACCCGCCAATGTGCACGAGCTCTGCTCGCGATCAGCGACTACTTCTCCCGGCTGCGCGCTCTGAGCTCCCTCTGGATTGCACGTCCGTCCACGTGA